One stretch of Roseibium sp. HPY-6 DNA includes these proteins:
- a CDS encoding ATP-binding protein has product MYRIMPKGLYTRTFLIIVAPIVILQSVLVFVFMERHYQLVSRRMSEAVVREIAAIVYVLENYPQDPDHAKIEQLASSALGMSTSILPLEPLPPPAPKPFFDVIDQELSLAISRKIGKPFWIDTVGRSRFVEIRIQLKDSILRVFTRRSQTYASNSHIFLVWMFSTSVVLLIIALLFLRNQIRPIVRLADAAEAFGKGRPVENFRASGAREVRRASLAFIDMRRRIERQIEQRTTMLAGVSHDLRTILTRLKLQIAFLEQSPESEAMRKDVDEMSHMLEDYLAFASGDADEETKTTDISLLLEELEEEAEISGLMVTTRFDGFSEAQVKRLSMKRCLSNLVTNGCKYGNRVEVSGAIERGWLTITVDDDGPGIPEDERELAFRAFHRLDIARNQDETGSGLGLAIARDVARAHGGDLYLENSPLGGLRARLRVPA; this is encoded by the coding sequence ATGTACCGCATCATGCCGAAAGGTCTTTACACCCGAACCTTTCTCATCATCGTCGCTCCGATCGTCATCTTGCAGTCCGTGCTGGTCTTCGTGTTCATGGAGCGTCACTACCAGCTCGTCTCTCGGCGCATGTCGGAGGCGGTCGTGCGCGAGATCGCCGCGATCGTCTACGTGCTCGAAAACTATCCGCAGGATCCCGACCACGCAAAGATCGAACAGCTTGCATCGAGTGCCCTCGGCATGTCGACGTCAATTCTGCCGCTTGAACCCCTGCCACCACCGGCACCGAAGCCGTTCTTCGACGTCATCGACCAGGAACTCAGCCTCGCGATCAGCCGGAAGATCGGCAAACCGTTCTGGATTGATACAGTTGGCCGCTCCCGTTTCGTTGAAATCCGGATCCAGTTGAAGGATTCCATCCTGCGGGTGTTCACACGGCGCAGTCAGACCTACGCCTCCAACTCCCACATTTTCCTTGTCTGGATGTTTTCCACGTCGGTGGTTCTTCTGATCATCGCTTTGCTGTTTCTCAGGAACCAGATCAGGCCCATCGTGCGGCTTGCCGATGCGGCCGAAGCGTTCGGCAAGGGCCGGCCGGTTGAGAATTTCCGCGCCAGCGGTGCGCGGGAGGTTCGGCGCGCCAGTCTCGCTTTCATCGATATGCGCAGGCGTATCGAGCGTCAGATTGAGCAGCGCACAACGATGCTGGCCGGTGTCAGCCACGACCTGCGAACCATTCTGACCCGACTTAAGTTACAGATCGCCTTTCTTGAGCAATCGCCCGAAAGCGAAGCGATGCGCAAGGATGTCGATGAAATGAGCCACATGCTGGAGGACTATCTGGCATTCGCAAGCGGCGATGCGGATGAGGAAACCAAAACGACCGATATCAGCCTGCTTCTGGAAGAACTGGAAGAAGAAGCCGAGATATCCGGTCTCATGGTCACCACCCGCTTTGACGGATTTTCGGAGGCGCAGGTCAAGCGCCTGTCAATGAAGCGGTGCCTATCGAACCTTGTGACCAACGGCTGCAAATACGGCAACCGTGTCGAAGTATCCGGAGCGATAGAGCGTGGCTGGTTGACGATAACGGTCGACGACGACGGCCCGGGCATACCCGAAGATGAACGCGAACTCGCCTTCCGCGCCTTTCACCGTCTGGACATTGCGCGCAATCAGGACGAAACCGGCAGCGGTCTCGGGCTTGCGATCGCACGCGATGTGGCACGAGCCCATGGCGGCGATCTCTATCTGGAGAACAGCCCATTGGGCGGACTGCGGGCCCGGCTCAGGGTGCCTGCCTGA
- a CDS encoding tRNA-binding protein: MSDEISFDDFLKVDIRVGQVVEAEEFPEARKPAYKMRIDFGPEIGLKKTSAQITKHYTPETLVGKRVMAVVNFPPRQIGPVMSEVLTLGVPDEDGEVVLLTPDKDVPIGGRLY; this comes from the coding sequence ATGAGCGACGAAATCAGTTTTGATGACTTTCTGAAAGTGGATATCCGGGTCGGGCAGGTCGTGGAAGCGGAAGAATTTCCCGAGGCCCGTAAACCTGCCTACAAGATGCGGATTGATTTTGGTCCAGAGATAGGGCTCAAGAAAACCTCGGCCCAGATCACCAAGCACTACACGCCCGAAACGCTTGTGGGAAAGCGTGTCATGGCAGTCGTGAATTTTCCGCCTCGGCAGATCGGACCGGTCATGTCTGAAGTGCTGACACTCGGTGTTCCGGACGAAGACGGTGAAGTGGTTCTCCTGACACCCGATAAAGACGTTCCGATCGGTGGGCGGCTTTACTGA
- a CDS encoding TetR/AcrR family transcriptional regulator, translating to MTTAKTKQKILQTFLNLLAEHSYEHVSLPLIAESAKVKLSDMRGAYGSKLELVAAFAQLIDTKVLDERDEDMGDQPPRDRLFDILMSRIDALAEHKDAVRSLHMAARRDPALALDFNRLEARSQKWMLIAAGIEVSGLKGGVVAQGLAIAFSRVVDTWLNETDEGMPRTMAKLDKELDSGSSFMKRLNGIESVAKGVRSFLRKASKGRRRRSRHSADNFERDSDFGGEEPAGA from the coding sequence ATGACGACGGCCAAAACGAAGCAGAAAATCCTGCAGACATTCCTGAACCTTCTGGCGGAGCATTCCTATGAACACGTCTCCCTGCCGCTGATCGCCGAATCAGCAAAGGTCAAACTGTCCGACATGCGCGGTGCCTATGGGAGCAAACTTGAGCTCGTCGCGGCTTTTGCGCAGTTGATCGATACGAAGGTTCTGGATGAACGCGATGAGGATATGGGTGATCAGCCGCCCCGGGATCGCCTCTTCGATATTCTGATGTCGCGTATCGATGCGCTTGCAGAACACAAGGACGCGGTCCGTTCCCTGCACATGGCGGCTCGGCGAGACCCGGCCCTGGCACTGGATTTCAACAGGCTCGAGGCACGGTCCCAGAAGTGGATGCTGATCGCTGCCGGGATCGAGGTGTCGGGCTTGAAGGGTGGTGTCGTTGCACAAGGTCTTGCCATCGCTTTTTCCCGCGTTGTCGATACCTGGCTGAACGAGACCGACGAAGGCATGCCGCGAACGATGGCCAAGCTGGACAAGGAACTCGACAGCGGATCATCTTTCATGAAACGCCTCAATGGCATTGAAAGCGTTGCGAAAGGGGTACGCTCGTTCCTCAGGAAGGCGTCTAAAGGCCGCCGTAGACGAAGCCGGCACAGCGCAGACAATTTCGAGCGCGACAGCGATTTTGGCGGTGAAGAGCCTGCGGGCGCCTGA
- the proC gene encoding pyrroline-5-carboxylate reductase codes for MNFSKERPFLLVGAGKMGGAMLSGWMAEGIDPASVVVCDPHLSGDMDTLLKHHGIRHVTAVPADLHAGTVLVAVKPQMMDQVLPGISPVVSEDTLVLSVAAGTPVSKFHGVFGLVPICRCMPNTPAMVKRGITAVYPTSEVTDAHRRDVAKLLSAVGQVVWLESEDQIDLVTGVSGSGPAYVFYLAEALSEAGKSAGLPDDIAHELAVATVCGAGELLHQSGEHPSVLRQNVTSPNGTTAAALDVLMHENGLQPVMTEAVAAAIKRARELAE; via the coding sequence ATGAATTTTTCAAAAGAGCGTCCCTTTCTTCTTGTCGGAGCCGGCAAGATGGGAGGGGCGATGCTGTCAGGGTGGATGGCAGAGGGCATCGATCCCGCATCTGTTGTTGTTTGCGATCCGCATTTGTCCGGCGATATGGACACCCTCTTGAAGCATCATGGTATTCGCCACGTTACTGCGGTGCCTGCGGATCTTCACGCAGGCACAGTTCTTGTTGCGGTAAAGCCGCAAATGATGGACCAGGTTCTTCCTGGGATAAGCCCGGTGGTTTCGGAAGATACGCTTGTTCTGTCTGTTGCGGCCGGCACGCCCGTTTCAAAATTTCATGGCGTTTTTGGGCTTGTTCCCATCTGCCGATGCATGCCGAACACACCTGCAATGGTGAAAAGGGGCATCACAGCCGTCTATCCAACCAGTGAGGTGACGGACGCACACAGGCGGGACGTTGCCAAGCTGCTTTCTGCTGTTGGACAAGTGGTCTGGCTGGAGTCGGAAGACCAGATCGATCTGGTTACCGGCGTCAGCGGATCCGGGCCTGCCTATGTGTTTTATCTGGCCGAAGCTTTGAGCGAAGCGGGCAAGTCAGCAGGATTGCCGGACGACATTGCGCACGAACTGGCCGTTGCCACCGTCTGTGGAGCAGGGGAACTTCTCCATCAATCAGGTGAACATCCGTCTGTCCTGCGTCAGAATGTAACCAGCCCGAACGGTACGACAGCGGCGGCATTGGACGTCCTGATGCACGAAAACGGCTTGCAGCCGGTCATGACAGAAGCTGTTGCCGCAGCCATCAAGAGGGCGCGCGAACTTGCCGAATAA
- a CDS encoding YbjN domain-containing protein: MSLIEIEFERPGNPVDTIETVAALNDWAFERSDEDEITISLGGSWCDYHVSFSWMEEVEALHLACAFDLKVTEPRKTEVIRLLALVNEQLWMGHFDLWHKENVIMFRQSLLLAGGAEASSAQIEAMLTNALENCERFYQAFQFVVWAGHSAAEAMNTALFETAGEA, encoded by the coding sequence ATGAGCCTCATCGAGATCGAATTCGAGCGACCTGGCAATCCCGTTGACACAATCGAGACTGTTGCCGCGTTGAACGACTGGGCATTTGAACGCTCAGACGAGGACGAAATCACAATCTCCCTTGGTGGCAGCTGGTGTGATTACCACGTCTCCTTCTCCTGGATGGAAGAAGTGGAAGCACTGCATCTTGCCTGTGCCTTCGATCTGAAGGTCACGGAACCCCGCAAGACCGAAGTGATCCGCCTGCTGGCTCTGGTCAATGAGCAGCTTTGGATGGGACATTTCGATCTCTGGCACAAAGAGAACGTGATCATGTTCCGCCAGTCGCTGCTGCTGGCGGGCGGCGCGGAGGCGTCCTCCGCGCAAATCGAAGCCATGCTCACAAATGCTCTTGAAAACTGCGAGCGTTTCTATCAAGCCTTCCAGTTCGTCGTGTGGGCCGGTCATTCGGCTGCAGAAGCGATGAACACAGCCTTGTTCGAGACCGCAGGGGAAGCATGA
- a CDS encoding accessory factor UbiK family protein, giving the protein MTQGPNRLLDDFAKLMTDAAGVAQGARREVETAFRAQAERFLSDMDMVSREEHEAVKDMAVRALDRIEELESRLAKLENGDSSETGDA; this is encoded by the coding sequence ATGACCCAGGGTCCGAACCGTCTTCTCGATGATTTTGCCAAACTGATGACCGACGCCGCCGGCGTAGCGCAAGGTGCCCGCCGTGAAGTCGAAACCGCATTCCGCGCGCAGGCGGAGCGGTTCCTGTCCGACATGGACATGGTTTCGCGTGAGGAACATGAAGCCGTAAAGGACATGGCGGTACGGGCACTCGACAGGATTGAAGAACTCGAATCGCGTCTGGCCAAGCTCGAAAATGGCGATTCATCCGAAACTGGAGACGCTTAG
- the lgt gene encoding prolipoprotein diacylglyceryl transferase, which produces MPSVLVLPFPAIDPVIIEFGPFALRWYALAYIAGIILAWRYMRALALSDRLWNGLQRPSPADLDDFVLWGTLGIIIGGRLGYVLFYNPAYYLANPGDALAIWSGGMSFHGGFAGTVIAMMLFAWRRGLNIWTLFDLAGCAAPIGLFFGRIANFINAELWGRPTDVPWAFVFPGAGPEPRHPSQLYEAALEGVILFLALRLLSHRFTLLQRPGFLAGAFGFGYGIGRSIAELYRVPDAHIGYLSGFLTMGILLSLPMILAGLALMIWSGTRPSRDATA; this is translated from the coding sequence GTGCCTTCTGTTCTCGTATTGCCGTTTCCGGCAATTGACCCGGTCATCATAGAATTCGGCCCATTTGCACTTCGCTGGTATGCGCTTGCCTATATCGCTGGAATTATTCTCGCCTGGCGGTACATGCGTGCACTTGCCCTGAGTGATCGGCTTTGGAATGGTCTCCAGCGTCCTTCGCCGGCCGATCTCGATGACTTCGTTCTCTGGGGTACGCTCGGCATTATCATCGGCGGCCGCCTCGGCTATGTGCTATTCTACAATCCTGCCTATTATCTCGCCAATCCAGGCGATGCCCTCGCCATCTGGAGCGGCGGGATGTCGTTTCATGGCGGCTTTGCGGGCACTGTGATTGCCATGATGCTGTTTGCCTGGCGCCGCGGTCTTAACATCTGGACACTGTTCGATCTTGCCGGTTGCGCAGCCCCGATCGGACTGTTTTTCGGCCGGATTGCAAACTTCATCAATGCCGAGTTGTGGGGGCGTCCAACCGATGTGCCCTGGGCTTTCGTCTTCCCCGGCGCAGGCCCTGAACCGCGTCATCCCAGCCAGCTGTATGAGGCCGCCCTGGAGGGCGTGATATTGTTTCTGGCGCTGCGTCTTCTCAGCCACCGCTTTACGCTTTTGCAGCGGCCCGGCTTCCTTGCCGGCGCATTTGGCTTCGGCTACGGCATCGGACGGTCGATTGCCGAACTATACCGGGTACCGGATGCGCATATCGGATATCTCTCTGGCTTTCTCACGATGGGTATCCTGTTGTCGCTGCCAATGATCCTTGCCGGTCTCGCGCTCATGATCTGGTCCGGCACGCGACCTTCAAGGGATGCAACGGCTTGA
- a CDS encoding class I SAM-dependent methyltransferase produces MSGLTERIKARIANEGPLSVAQYMAICLGDPEAGYYTTRDPFGRDGDFTTAPEISQMFGELVGAACVSAYEALDAPDLFNLVELGPGRGTLMADLLRVARLRPGFIKAARLNLVETSPHLRSLQMEKLAAASLEPVFHSAFREIPDGPIILIANEFFDALPIHQFVRTSDGWRERVIGLDQDDNLAFGAGAAKLADKDIPPDFKDCPEGTIFETQPAANAVAEEIGERLVQNGGAAIIIDYGYRKTAPGDTLQALYRHTHDEVLAHPGDADLTAHVNFEALASAAAKGGASVLPVLTQGEFLLRSGLLERAGSLGAGKSHAEQESIRNAVERLAGPEQMGSLFKVLAFTGARRSFHPFDSAV; encoded by the coding sequence TTGAGCGGCCTGACGGAGAGGATCAAGGCGAGGATTGCCAATGAAGGGCCCCTGTCGGTCGCCCAATACATGGCAATTTGCCTAGGAGATCCCGAGGCCGGCTATTACACCACCCGGGACCCGTTTGGCCGTGACGGCGATTTCACAACCGCGCCGGAAATCAGCCAGATGTTTGGCGAACTCGTCGGTGCCGCATGTGTGTCGGCCTATGAAGCGCTCGACGCTCCCGACCTGTTCAATCTGGTGGAACTCGGGCCTGGTCGCGGAACGCTCATGGCAGACCTGTTGCGTGTTGCGCGCTTAAGACCGGGCTTTATCAAGGCAGCCCGTCTCAATCTTGTCGAAACGAGCCCGCATCTCAGAAGCCTGCAAATGGAAAAGCTTGCAGCCGCATCGCTGGAGCCCGTCTTTCACAGCGCTTTCCGCGAAATCCCCGATGGTCCGATCATACTGATTGCGAACGAGTTCTTCGACGCCCTGCCCATCCACCAGTTCGTCAGAACCTCAGACGGCTGGCGCGAACGCGTCATAGGTCTGGATCAGGACGACAATCTGGCATTTGGAGCAGGCGCGGCAAAACTTGCAGACAAGGACATTCCCCCCGACTTCAAAGACTGCCCCGAAGGCACGATCTTTGAAACACAGCCCGCGGCCAACGCGGTGGCTGAAGAGATCGGCGAAAGGCTCGTCCAAAACGGCGGAGCCGCAATCATAATAGATTACGGTTATCGCAAGACCGCACCGGGTGACACGTTACAGGCTCTTTACCGCCATACCCATGACGAGGTTCTGGCCCACCCAGGCGATGCGGACCTCACCGCACACGTCAATTTCGAGGCTCTCGCCAGCGCCGCGGCAAAAGGGGGCGCAAGCGTATTGCCGGTTTTGACGCAAGGTGAATTTCTTTTGCGGTCAGGCCTCCTTGAGCGGGCGGGATCGCTCGGAGCCGGAAAATCGCACGCTGAACAGGAGAGCATCCGCAATGCCGTCGAACGTCTTGCCGGACCTGAACAGATGGGCAGCCTTTTCAAGGTCTTGGCGTTCACTGGTGCAAGGCGTTCCTTCCATCCGTTTGACAGCGCGGTCTGA
- the pgeF gene encoding peptidoglycan editing factor PgeF has protein sequence MKIEADALKLDGIRHGFFTRKGGISTGIYESLNIGLGSDDTRDKVLENRQRVADEFQIPSERLVSPYQIHSPDVIAVTGPWEDGSNRKADALVTNVPHLAIGVATADCGPILFADTDSGVVGAAHSGWKGAHSGVLQNTVAAMETLGAKRQSIVAVLGPTISQKAYEVGPEFFERFVDAAADHGRYFKPSQKPTHHMFDLPAFITDCLKDMNLDKVVDLSLCTYADEERFFSYRRTTHRNEPDYGRQISAISLGY, from the coding sequence ATGAAGATTGAAGCAGATGCGTTGAAACTGGATGGGATACGCCACGGCTTTTTCACACGAAAGGGTGGCATCTCTACCGGCATCTACGAAAGCCTCAATATCGGACTTGGCTCAGATGATACGCGCGACAAAGTTCTGGAAAACCGCCAGCGTGTCGCCGATGAGTTCCAGATTCCATCCGAACGGCTTGTCTCGCCATACCAGATCCATTCACCCGATGTGATCGCGGTTACAGGTCCGTGGGAAGATGGCAGCAACCGGAAAGCCGATGCGCTTGTCACAAATGTCCCTCACCTTGCGATCGGTGTCGCGACGGCCGATTGCGGACCTATCCTCTTTGCCGATACCGATAGCGGCGTTGTCGGTGCCGCTCATTCCGGCTGGAAAGGCGCCCATTCCGGCGTCTTGCAGAACACGGTCGCAGCGATGGAGACACTGGGGGCCAAGAGACAAAGCATCGTGGCAGTCCTGGGTCCGACCATTTCACAGAAAGCCTATGAAGTCGGACCGGAGTTTTTCGAGCGCTTTGTCGACGCAGCGGCAGATCACGGCCGTTATTTCAAGCCGTCTCAAAAGCCAACCCACCACATGTTTGATCTGCCCGCCTTCATCACCGATTGTCTCAAAGACATGAATCTCGATAAGGTTGTGGATCTTAGCTTATGCACCTATGCCGATGAAGAACGGTTCTTTTCCTATCGGCGCACAACACATCGCAACGAACCTGACTATGGCCGCCAGATCAGCGCCATCTCCCTAGGGTACTGA
- a CDS encoding Xaa-Pro peptidase family protein, translated as MALHFSDAEFERRFDELKAAMEADKLDAMLLFAQESMYWLTGYDTFGFCFFQCLVVTKDGEKVLLTRSADQRQARHTSNISDIRVWIDRGSASPVLQLKDMLFDMDLLGSRIGIEYDTHGMTGKIALQINAELTSFADIRDASALVPELRSVKSTEEIAYVRKASELTDKAFDAAMEEVRPGADEGRILAAMQGAIFEGGGDYPGNEFIIGSGHDALLCRYKAGRRILGDRDQLTLEWAGSYRHYHAAAMRTVIVGTPTDRHQEMYLATREALSAVETQLVPGKTFGDIFDAHAERLDAHGMMQHRLNACGYSLGARFTPSWMDTPMAYKANPAVVKPNMVIFMHMILMDSITDTAMTLGQTYLTTEAAPESLSKLPLDLPVKSG; from the coding sequence ATGGCACTTCATTTTTCAGACGCTGAATTTGAGCGCCGCTTTGACGAATTGAAAGCCGCGATGGAGGCGGACAAGCTCGATGCCATGCTGCTGTTTGCGCAGGAGAGCATGTACTGGCTGACAGGATACGACACATTCGGCTTCTGTTTTTTCCAATGCCTCGTCGTGACGAAAGACGGCGAAAAGGTGCTTCTCACGCGATCGGCAGATCAGCGCCAGGCGCGCCACACCTCGAATATCTCCGACATACGCGTCTGGATCGATCGTGGTTCCGCCAGTCCCGTGCTGCAGCTCAAGGACATGCTCTTCGACATGGATTTGCTGGGCAGCAGGATCGGCATTGAATACGACACACACGGCATGACAGGCAAAATCGCACTGCAGATCAATGCCGAACTGACAAGTTTTGCCGATATCCGGGATGCCTCCGCCCTGGTGCCCGAGCTCCGGTCGGTCAAAAGCACGGAAGAGATCGCCTATGTGCGAAAAGCCTCGGAACTGACGGACAAGGCGTTTGACGCAGCGATGGAAGAAGTGCGCCCGGGCGCAGACGAGGGCAGAATCCTCGCGGCCATGCAAGGCGCAATTTTTGAAGGCGGCGGGGATTATCCTGGAAACGAATTCATCATCGGCTCAGGCCACGATGCGCTTCTGTGCCGATACAAGGCCGGGCGGCGCATTTTGGGAGACCGCGACCAGCTGACACTTGAGTGGGCGGGAAGCTATCGGCACTATCATGCTGCGGCAATGCGAACCGTCATTGTTGGCACCCCCACCGATCGCCATCAGGAAATGTACCTTGCAACGCGCGAGGCGCTTTCAGCCGTTGAGACACAACTGGTTCCCGGAAAAACCTTCGGTGACATTTTCGACGCCCATGCGGAACGACTGGATGCACACGGCATGATGCAGCACCGATTGAATGCATGCGGCTATTCGCTTGGCGCACGGTTCACTCCCAGCTGGATGGATACGCCAATGGCCTACAAAGCCAACCCGGCGGTCGTGAAGCCCAACATGGTGATTTTCATGCACATGATCCTGATGGATTCGATCACCGATACGGCCATGACGCTCGGACAGACCTACCTCACCACCGAAGCTGCTCCGGAGAGCTTATCCAAGCTGCCTCTCGACCTGCCGGTCAAGTCAGGCTAA
- a CDS encoding ribose-phosphate pyrophosphokinase — MKIVAGNSNRALAEEISNYLDVPLAKCQVRRFADQEIFVEIQENVRGEDVFVVQPTSYPANDHLMELLIIIDALRRSSARRITAAIPYFGYARQDRRASGRTPISAKLVANLITEAGADRVLTLDLHAGQIQGFFDIPTDNLFAAPVMTRDIKERYATDNVMVVSPDVGGVVRARALAKRIDAPLSIVDKRRDKPGESEVMNIIGEVNGYDCILVDDIVDSGGTLCNAAEALLSKGAESVTAYITHGVLSGGAVARVTSSKLKELVITNSIEPTAAITAATNIRTISIAPLIGEAINRTALEKSVSSLFS; from the coding sequence ATGAAGATCGTCGCGGGCAATTCCAACCGAGCCCTGGCGGAGGAAATCTCCAACTATCTGGACGTTCCCCTGGCCAAATGCCAGGTCCGGCGATTTGCCGACCAGGAAATCTTCGTTGAAATTCAGGAGAATGTGCGCGGCGAGGACGTTTTTGTCGTTCAGCCGACCAGTTATCCTGCCAACGACCACCTGATGGAACTGCTCATCATCATAGATGCTTTACGGCGTTCCTCGGCCCGCCGCATCACTGCAGCAATCCCCTATTTCGGTTACGCCCGGCAGGATCGCCGCGCTTCAGGACGAACCCCGATCTCGGCGAAACTGGTGGCCAATCTGATCACTGAAGCTGGCGCAGACCGCGTTTTGACCCTGGATCTCCACGCTGGACAGATCCAGGGTTTTTTCGATATCCCGACCGATAACCTTTTTGCCGCTCCGGTCATGACACGCGACATCAAGGAGCGGTACGCCACTGACAACGTCATGGTCGTGTCCCCCGACGTGGGCGGCGTGGTACGTGCCCGCGCCCTTGCAAAACGCATAGATGCACCACTCTCCATCGTCGACAAGCGCCGCGACAAGCCTGGAGAATCGGAAGTCATGAACATCATCGGTGAAGTGAACGGCTACGATTGCATTCTGGTGGATGATATCGTCGACAGCGGCGGCACCCTCTGCAATGCTGCTGAAGCGCTGCTGTCCAAGGGTGCAGAATCGGTAACCGCCTATATTACCCACGGTGTTCTGTCCGGTGGTGCAGTTGCCCGGGTGACGTCTTCCAAGCTCAAGGAACTTGTGATCACCAACTCTATAGAACCGACAGCCGCGATCACGGCAGCCACCAACATTCGAACGATTTCAATCGCGCCGCTGATCGGTGAAGCGATCAACAGGACGGCTCTGGAAAAATCGGTTTCCAGCCTTTTCAGCTGA
- a CDS encoding BMP family protein, with product MLVSKPFSRVRRTLMSAALAVAATVGLSHVSAVAADPIKVAAIYTVPVEQQWVSRIDKALKAAQDRGEITYTFSENVANTDYERVMREYAEQGMDLVVGEAFAVERAARKVAAEYPDTAFLMGSSFGPAKPNFAVFDNWIHEPSYLSGMIAGSATKSNVIGMVGGYAIPEVNRLMNAFMEGATAVNPDVKFLVTFINSWYDPPKAKEAAFAMIDKGADLLYAERFGVSDAAKEKGILAIGNVIDTSGDYPGTILSSALWHMEPTIDRAVSAVVGGTFEPADYGPYSFMSYGGGSFIVDESLADADAVAAAKAKEQEILDGLFRVNVNDSEPKSTM from the coding sequence ATGCTCGTTTCAAAGCCTTTTTCCAGGGTCCGCAGGACCCTGATGTCGGCCGCCTTGGCGGTCGCTGCGACTGTCGGACTGTCGCATGTTTCCGCCGTTGCAGCCGATCCAATCAAGGTCGCTGCAATCTATACCGTTCCGGTTGAGCAACAATGGGTCAGCCGAATCGACAAGGCACTGAAGGCTGCCCAGGATCGCGGCGAAATCACCTACACATTCTCCGAAAACGTCGCCAATACCGATTATGAGCGCGTGATGCGCGAATACGCTGAACAAGGCATGGATCTGGTCGTTGGCGAAGCCTTCGCGGTCGAGCGCGCTGCCCGCAAGGTTGCCGCGGAATATCCGGATACCGCCTTTTTGATGGGATCGTCCTTCGGACCTGCCAAACCGAACTTTGCCGTCTTCGACAACTGGATCCATGAACCGAGCTATCTCTCAGGCATGATCGCCGGTTCCGCCACAAAATCCAATGTCATCGGCATGGTGGGCGGATATGCCATTCCAGAAGTGAATCGCCTGATGAATGCCTTTATGGAAGGTGCAACGGCGGTCAATCCGGATGTGAAGTTCCTGGTGACCTTCATCAACTCCTGGTACGACCCACCCAAGGCAAAGGAAGCTGCTTTTGCAATGATCGACAAGGGCGCTGACCTTCTCTATGCCGAGCGTTTCGGGGTCTCCGATGCGGCCAAGGAAAAGGGGATCCTCGCGATCGGCAACGTGATCGACACATCCGGCGACTATCCCGGAACGATCCTTTCCTCTGCCCTGTGGCACATGGAGCCGACGATCGATCGGGCTGTTTCAGCTGTTGTCGGCGGAACTTTCGAGCCGGCTGACTACGGCCCCTACAGCTTCATGTCCTATGGCGGCGGCAGCTTCATTGTCGATGAAAGCCTGGCAGATGCTGACGCCGTTGCGGCGGCAAAGGCCAAGGAGCAGGAAATTCTGGACGGTCTGTTCCGCGTCAATGTGAACGACAGCGAACCGAAATCGACCATGTAA